The proteins below are encoded in one region of Cucurbita pepo subsp. pepo cultivar mu-cu-16 chromosome LG10, ASM280686v2, whole genome shotgun sequence:
- the LOC111803735 gene encoding pyruvate decarboxylase 1-like — translation MPINLENGFQAETFSSTIPMPMAAVRSMLKPPTSNGSYKPQSKLQTNNCNNGVEIVESMVTPSTLGHYLARRLVQIGVSDIFSVPGDSNLVLLDYFVAEKGLNLVGCCSELNAGYAADGYARRRGVGACVVTFTVGGLSLINAIAGAYSEDLPLVCIVGAPNSNEYGSNKILHHTIGLPDFSQELRCFQNVTCYQAVINNLEDAQWEIDTAISKCLEQSKPVYISISCNLAAIPHPSFSMKQFLPLSISSKQTNQMGLEMAVEMAAQLLNTAVKPVMVGGKKLRVAKAQAAFVELADVCDYAVAVTPSAKGMFPENHRHFIGTYWGSLSSAFCGETVEIADASIFAGAIFDELETVGYSLSYKKNKAIIVESDRVVFPNGPSFGPILMKDFLRALAKRLKPNPTAYENYTRIYIPKSGPTQSEPGEALRVNVLFKHIQKMLSGNMAVISEAGDSWFHCQKLELPRSCGFEMQLVYASIGWSLGATLGYAQASPEDRVVLCIGDGSFQMAPQDLSTMLRLGQRNIIFLINNGGYTIEVEIHDGPYNVIKNWDYTGLVEAMHNQTGNCWTTKVETEEELVKAIEMATGDKNECLCFIEAIVHRDDTSKELLDFGNKLAATNSRPPK, via the exons ATGCCGATCAACCTCGAAAACGGGTTCCAAGCCGAAACCTTCTCCTCGACAATACCAATGCCAATGGCAGCGGTTCGGTCTATGCTCAAGCCTCCGACTTCCAATGGTTCGTACAAACCCCAATCAAAACTTCAAACTAATAATTGTAACAATGGAGTCGAAATAGTCGAGTCCATGGTTACACCGTCTACCTTGGGCCACTACCTAGCCCGCCGCCTCGTTCAAATTGGCGTCTCGGATATCTTCTCGGTTCCAGGCGACTCCAATCTCGTGCTGCTCGATTACTTCGTGGCAGAAAAAGGCCTAAACCTTGTGGGGTGTTGTAGCGAGCTCAATGCTGGGTATGCCGCTGATGGCTACGCCAGACGCCGTGGCGTTGGTGCCTGTGTTGTCACCTTCACTGTGGGTGGGCTCAGCCTGATCAACGCCATTGCCGGTGCTTACTCAGAGGATCTTCCTCTGGTTTGCATCGTGGGTGCACCAAACTCGAACGAATATGGGAGTAACAAGATTCTCCACCATACCATTGGCCTGCCGGATTTCAGTCAAGAGCTCCGATGCTTTCAAAATGTCACCTGTTATCAG GCAGTGATCAACAATTTGGAAGACGCACAATGGGAGATCGATACTGCAATTTCGAAGTGTTTGGAACAGAGCAAGCCCGTTTATATCAGCATTTCTTGCAATTTGGCGGCCATTCCTCATCCTTCTTTCTCTATGAAACAATTCCTTCCACTCTCCATCTCTTCCAAGCAAACTAACCAAATGGGTTTGGAGATGGCGGTGGAGATGGCAGCTCAGCTTCTAAACACCGCCGTTAAACCCGTCATGGTCGGCGGAAAGAAGCTGCGAGTAGCTAAAGCACAAGCGGCGTTCGTGGAGCTAGCCGATGTTTGCGACTACGCAGTCGCCGTTACGCCGTCGGCTAAAGGCATGTTCCCGGAGAACCACCGTCATTTCATCGGAACTTACTGGGGATCACTCAGCTCAGCCTTCTGCGGCGAGACAGTGGAAATCGCCGACGCCTCAATCTTCGCCGGAGCTATTTTCGACGAACTGGAAACCGTCGGCTACTCGCTTTCGTACAAGAAGAATAAGGCGATTATTGTAGAATCGGACCGCGTTGTGTTTCCAAATGGGCCGAGTTTTGGGCCGATTTTAATGAAGGACTTTCTTCGGGCCCTTGCTAAGCGGCTCAAGCCCAATCCAACAGCTTACGAGAATTATACTCGGATTTATATTCCAAAGTCGGGTCCTACCCAGTCGGAGCCGGGCGAGGCCTTGCGGGTCAATGTCCTTTTCAAACATATACAAAAAATGCTGTCGGGAAACATGGCGGTAATTTCTGAAGCCGGTGATTCATGGTTTCACTGTCAAAAACTAGAATTACCACGATCATGCGG GTTCGAGATGCAGCTGGTTTATGCCTCCATCGGGTGGTCTCTCGGCGCCACGCTCGGCTACGCTCAAGCTTCACCCGAGGATCGTGTGGTTCTTTGCATTGGCGATGGGAGCTTCCAg atGGCTCCACAAGATTTGTCAACAATGCTACGGTTAGGCCAGAGAAACataatatttctaataaaCAACGGTGGATACACAATCGAAGTCGAGATTCACGACGGCCCGTACAATGTCATCAAGAACTGGGACTACACGGGTCTAGTCGAGGCCATGCACAATCAAACCGGTAACTGTTGGACGACCAag